DNA sequence from the Janibacter sp. CX7 genome:
CGCGCCGCGGCTGTCCTTCTTCTGGGCCATCGGCATGAACTTCTACATGGAGGTGGCCAAGCTGCGCGCGGCCCGCCTGCTGTGGGCGCGCCTGGTCAAGGAGAACTTCGAGCCGAAGAGCGCCAAGTCGCTCTCGCTGCGCACCCACTCGCAGACCTCCGGCTGGAGCCTGACGGCGCAGGACGTCTACAACAACGTCGTGCGCACGTGCGTCGAGGCGATGGCCTCGACGCAGGGCCACACGCAGAGCCTGCACACCAATGCGCTCGACGAGGCGATCGCGCTGCCGACGGACTTCTCCGCCCGCATCGCGCGCAACACCCAGCTGGTCCTCCAGCAGGAGTCGGGCACGACCCGCGTCATCGACCCGTGGGGCGGCAGCGCCTACGTCGAGCGCCTGACGCACGACCTCGCGCAGCGTGCCTGGGCCCACATCGAGGAGGTCGAGGCGGCCGGCGGCATGGCCAAGGCGATCGAGGCCGGCATCCCCAAGATGCGCATCGAGGAGGCGGCCGCCCGCACCCAGGCGCGCATCGACTCCGGCCAGCAGCCGGTCATCGGCGTCAACACCTATCCGGTCACCGAGAGCACCGCCGACGAGGCCATCGAGATCCTCAAGGTCGACAACGCCGCGGTCCGCGCCTCCCAGATCGCCAAGCTCGAGCGCCTGCGGTCGGAGCGTGACGAAGGGGAGACCCGCGCGGCTCTCGCAGCGCTCACCGAGGCGGCCAAGGCCGACGGCGGCACGATGGAGACCAACCTCCTCGCGCTGGCCATCGACGCGGCCCGCGCCAAGGCCACCGTCGGCGAGATCTCCGCGGCGCTCGAGGAGGTCTACGGCCGCTACACCGCGCAGATCCGTACGATCTCCGGTGTGTACCGGGACGAGGCTGGCAAGGGCGGCGCCGTGGACGAGGTCCTGGCCAAGGTCGAGGACTTCGAGCAGGAGGAGGGGCGTCGCCCCCGCATCCTCGTCGCCAAGATGGGCCAGGACGGTCACGACCGCGGGCAGAAGGTCATCGCGACGGCCTTCGCCGACCTCGGCTTCGACGTCGACGTGGGCCCGCTCTTCCAGACCCCCGGCGAGGTGGCCCGTCAGGCCGTCGAGGGCGACGTGCACGTCGTCGGGGTGTCGTCGCTGGCCGCTGGTCACCTGACCCTCGTGCCGGCGCTGCGCCAGGAGCTCGACGCGCTCGGGCGCCAGGACCTGATGATCGTCGTCGGTGGTGTCATCCCCGACCAGGACTTCGACGAGCTGCGTGCCGCCGGGGCCGACGACATCTACCCGCCCGGCACGGTCATCGCCGAGGCGGCCGGCCGACTCGTCGACCGCCTGCGGGAGCAGGCCGCCGGCACCGATGCCTGAGTCGGTCGCCGACCTCGCCCGGGGGGTGCGGGAGCGCTCGCGCGCCCACATCGCCCGGGCGATCACGCTCGTCGAGTCCTCGCGCCCGGACCACCGGGAGCGGGCTCGCGAGCTGCTCGCGCTCATCGCCCCCGACACCGGGCAGGGCATGCGCGTGGGCATCTCCGGCATCCCCGGTGCCGGCAAGTCGACCTTCATCGACGCCCTCGGCACCCGCCTCATCGAGCGCGGGCACCGGGTCGCCGTCGTCGCCGTCGACCCGAGCAGCTCGCGCACCGGTGGGTCGGTCCTCGGTGACCGCACCCGGATGGCGCAGCTGACGGCGAGCGAGGACGCCTTCGTCCGGCCTTCGCCGTCGGGGGCGCACCTGGGCGGTGTCGCCCGCGCGACCCGTGAGGGGATGCTCGTCCTCGAGGCCGCTGGATATGACGTCGTGCTCGTCGAGACCGTCGGCGTCGGTCAGTCGGAGGTCGCTGTCGCCGAGATGGTCGACACCTTCCTCCTGCTCGCCCTCGCCCGTGGCGGCGACCAGCTGCAGGGCATCAAGCGGGGCATCCTCGAGATGGCCGACGTCATCGCGGTCAACAAGGCCGACGGCGAGCACGCCGGCGACGCCCGGGTCGCTGCTCGCGAGCTCTCGGGCGCGATGCGGCTGATGAACTCCGACCCCGACGCCCGCCGCCCCCCGGTGCTCACGTGCAGCGCGCAGACCGGCGACGGGCTCGACGACGTGTGGGCCGCGGTGCT
Encoded proteins:
- the scpA gene encoding methylmalonyl-CoA mutase, with the protein product MSAQIPTFDTVDLGDGVPSADAAERWQEALDATPGAADGWETPEKIEVAPVYTEADTADLDFLETAPGAAPFLRGPYPTMYVNQPWTIRQYAGFSTAEESNAFYRRNLAAGQKGLSVAFDLATHRGYDSDHPRVEGDVGMAGVAIDSIYDMRTLFDGIPLDRMSVSMTMNGAVLPILALYVVAAEEQGVSPEQLSGTIQNDILKEFMVRNTYIYPPAPSMRIISDIFAFTSQRMPRFNSISISGYHMQEAGATQDLELGYTLADGIEYIRAGREAGLDVDAFAPRLSFFWAIGMNFYMEVAKLRAARLLWARLVKENFEPKSAKSLSLRTHSQTSGWSLTAQDVYNNVVRTCVEAMASTQGHTQSLHTNALDEAIALPTDFSARIARNTQLVLQQESGTTRVIDPWGGSAYVERLTHDLAQRAWAHIEEVEAAGGMAKAIEAGIPKMRIEEAAARTQARIDSGQQPVIGVNTYPVTESTADEAIEILKVDNAAVRASQIAKLERLRSERDEGETRAALAALTEAAKADGGTMETNLLALAIDAARAKATVGEISAALEEVYGRYTAQIRTISGVYRDEAGKGGAVDEVLAKVEDFEQEEGRRPRILVAKMGQDGHDRGQKVIATAFADLGFDVDVGPLFQTPGEVARQAVEGDVHVVGVSSLAAGHLTLVPALRQELDALGRQDLMIVVGGVIPDQDFDELRAAGADDIYPPGTVIAEAAGRLVDRLREQAAGTDA
- the meaB gene encoding methylmalonyl Co-A mutase-associated GTPase MeaB; translation: MPESVADLARGVRERSRAHIARAITLVESSRPDHRERARELLALIAPDTGQGMRVGISGIPGAGKSTFIDALGTRLIERGHRVAVVAVDPSSSRTGGSVLGDRTRMAQLTASEDAFVRPSPSGAHLGGVARATREGMLVLEAAGYDVVLVETVGVGQSEVAVAEMVDTFLLLALARGGDQLQGIKRGILEMADVIAVNKADGEHAGDARVAARELSGAMRLMNSDPDARRPPVLTCSAQTGDGLDDVWAAVLEHREWLEAQGSLHARRAEQQREWMWAMVDSELRDAVRRSPRVRELLAEITPGVRTGEVSAVDGAARIIASFAEDLAARP